From a single Corynebacterium kroppenstedtii DSM 44385 genomic region:
- a CDS encoding RDD family protein, translated as MPSHESTDSKPPETAGLRPALAGVINRGFGYFFDAFFFSGAMILVQWGINHVVANNTAQFWIGASIASILFFLYRFLMDAQAKGTFGKAVAGIKVTTETGDRLSYAAALKRNFYWLAFGPAIVGADNYPHLHIGSWSVELEPLLWIWITALAISIYRDKNSRSFLDRWAGAYFYQNKRL; from the coding sequence ATGCCTTCCCACGAGTCGACAGATTCCAAACCACCTGAGACCGCTGGGCTCCGTCCAGCCCTAGCAGGTGTAATTAACCGTGGCTTCGGCTATTTCTTCGACGCCTTCTTCTTTTCAGGCGCGATGATCCTTGTGCAGTGGGGAATCAACCACGTAGTGGCAAATAACACTGCTCAATTCTGGATAGGAGCATCAATAGCGAGCATCCTGTTCTTCCTATACAGATTCCTCATGGACGCTCAAGCCAAAGGAACCTTCGGAAAGGCTGTCGCCGGTATCAAAGTCACCACCGAAACGGGCGACCGACTAAGCTACGCCGCGGCATTAAAACGAAACTTCTACTGGCTAGCATTCGGGCCGGCTATCGTCGGCGCGGATAATTATCCCCATCTCCATATTGGTAGCTGGAGTGTAGAGCTAGAACCACTTCTGTGGATATGGATTACTGCACTAGCAATTTCTATTTACCGGGATAAAAACAGCCGATCATTCCTTGACCGGTGGGCAGGCGCTTATTTTTACCAGAACAAGCGCCTTTAA
- a CDS encoding HpcH/HpaI aldolase/citrate lyase family protein: MTQTNQSAPAGGTTSVGHPSPHRRWTPAGPAILFAPADRPERFAKAAARSDVVILDLEDGAGRDSFDEARTNIVNSDLDPATTIVRVHSADSELFDGDIDMVTKTPYTTVMVPKVDQPLPDTLADYDVIAMLESPSGIMNARDIAHQEFVVGLLWGAEDFTASLGGVYSRLQRDERGWDSDRGSAEGPYRTTVNYLRTQTLLHAAEAGIVALDAVFADIHDADGLRDEALDAARIGFAATACIHPAQVPVIRDAYRPSEEQIKMARRIVRESADHPGALNIDGKMVDAPLFRQAEVLAARADALGM; encoded by the coding sequence ATGACGCAGACTAATCAGAGCGCTCCCGCAGGAGGAACCACCAGCGTAGGCCATCCTTCACCCCATCGACGGTGGACTCCGGCAGGGCCAGCCATTCTTTTCGCCCCCGCCGACCGTCCTGAGCGGTTCGCCAAGGCAGCGGCGCGCTCTGACGTCGTCATCCTCGATCTCGAGGATGGTGCTGGTCGTGATTCGTTCGACGAGGCCCGCACCAACATCGTGAACAGCGATCTCGATCCAGCGACGACGATCGTCCGCGTCCACTCTGCCGATTCGGAACTTTTCGACGGTGACATCGACATGGTGACGAAGACGCCGTACACCACCGTGATGGTTCCTAAGGTTGACCAGCCGTTGCCGGATACGCTGGCAGATTACGACGTGATCGCGATGCTGGAGTCCCCGTCGGGAATTATGAATGCGCGTGACATTGCGCATCAAGAGTTCGTCGTCGGTTTGCTGTGGGGGGCGGAGGATTTCACGGCGTCGCTCGGCGGCGTCTATAGCCGGCTGCAGCGGGACGAACGAGGGTGGGACTCTGACCGCGGTTCAGCCGAGGGGCCGTACCGCACGACGGTGAATTACCTGCGCACCCAGACGTTGCTGCACGCCGCGGAGGCAGGAATTGTTGCTCTTGATGCGGTGTTTGCCGACATTCACGACGCCGACGGGTTACGCGATGAAGCGCTCGACGCTGCTCGGATCGGGTTCGCCGCGACGGCGTGTATCCACCCGGCCCAGGTTCCGGTTATCCGTGACGCGTATCGGCCGAGTGAGGAGCAGATAAAAATGGCTCGACGGATTGTCCGCGAGTCTGCGGATCACCCGGGCGCGTTAAACATCGACGGGAAAATGGTCGACGCGCCGCTGTTCCGGCAGGCAGAAGTGCTGGCGGCCCGGGCAGATGCGCTAGGTATGTGA
- a CDS encoding AEC family transporter, translated as MPQVLSGFATIAIVIAIGFFVGKANLLGKHAQFTLQMYVYFLATPALLLDKLYVTDPLDVLGPQLAVASGSALVIGLIYFLWARIALHRPIHESAVGGLASSYCNASNLGIPVAAHVVGDSTVVVPTLLFQIAFYGPVVLAILDVVTAKEAHADGRAGRVNTRSLFITPFKNPMLLGALTGLVISILHAHAGVSVPHPIVEPIHLIGQSAVPVALIAFGMSLAGQKVLDPSTSPRLEVGVASVTKIIGQPLATFLIAHFVFGMTGHALFAACVVATLPTAQNVYTYATRYGRGLILARDAGVITTAASFVMIMLLALVFT; from the coding sequence GTGCCCCAAGTACTATCCGGCTTCGCAACCATCGCCATCGTCATCGCGATAGGATTCTTCGTCGGCAAAGCCAATCTCCTGGGCAAGCACGCGCAATTCACTCTCCAGATGTACGTGTACTTCCTGGCGACCCCGGCACTGCTCCTGGACAAGCTCTACGTTACCGACCCACTCGACGTCCTCGGCCCGCAACTAGCGGTCGCCAGCGGCTCCGCACTAGTGATCGGGCTGATCTACTTCCTATGGGCGCGAATCGCCCTCCACCGCCCCATTCACGAATCCGCCGTCGGCGGCTTAGCTAGCTCCTACTGCAACGCCTCTAACTTGGGGATACCCGTCGCCGCCCACGTCGTCGGCGATAGCACAGTCGTCGTACCGACGCTCCTGTTCCAAATAGCGTTCTATGGACCCGTCGTCCTCGCGATTCTCGACGTTGTCACCGCCAAGGAAGCTCACGCGGATGGCCGAGCCGGGCGTGTTAACACGCGGAGTTTGTTCATCACTCCGTTTAAGAACCCGATGTTGCTCGGTGCGCTGACGGGGCTCGTGATATCGATCCTTCACGCCCATGCTGGGGTCTCAGTCCCCCACCCCATTGTCGAGCCGATTCATCTCATCGGGCAGTCGGCGGTTCCGGTGGCGCTCATCGCGTTCGGTATGTCGCTGGCAGGGCAGAAAGTACTTGATCCCTCGACGTCTCCCAGGCTCGAGGTGGGGGTCGCGTCGGTCACAAAAATCATTGGCCAGCCTTTGGCGACTTTCCTTATCGCGCACTTTGTTTTCGGGATGACGGGACACGCGTTGTTCGCCGCCTGCGTCGTCGCAACATTGCCGACGGCACAGAATGTGTACACCTACGCCACTCGATATGGGCGAGGTTTAATCCTTGCGCGGGACGCAGGGGTGATCACCACAGCAGCGTCCTTCGTCATGATTATGCTGCTCGCGCTGGTTTTTACGTAA
- the rpsR gene encoding 30S ribosomal protein S18, with protein MKRNNSKKVRVEPTRRPKKNPLKARGIEAVDYKDIETLRTFISERGKIRSRRVTGLTPQQQRQVATAVKNAREMALLPFTSR; from the coding sequence ATGAAGCGCAACAACTCTAAAAAGGTCCGGGTTGAACCAACCCGCCGTCCCAAGAAGAACCCCTTGAAAGCTCGCGGCATCGAGGCCGTCGACTACAAGGACATCGAAACCCTGCGTACGTTCATTTCTGAGCGTGGCAAGATCCGGTCGCGTCGCGTTACCGGCCTGACCCCGCAGCAGCAGCGTCAGGTGGCAACTGCCGTCAAGAACGCACGTGAAATGGCTCTCCTCCCGTTCACCAGCCGCTAA
- the rpsN gene encoding 30S ribosomal protein S14 gives MAKKSKIAKNEQRKEIVARYAQRRQELKAIIKNPATPDEDRMEAQYELNRQPRDASPVRVRNRDSADGRPRGYLRKFGLSRVRVREMAHRGELPGVRKSSW, from the coding sequence ATGGCTAAGAAATCTAAGATTGCAAAGAATGAGCAGCGCAAAGAAATCGTTGCACGCTACGCTCAGCGTCGTCAGGAACTCAAGGCCATCATCAAGAACCCGGCCACCCCTGACGAAGACCGCATGGAGGCTCAGTACGAGCTGAACCGCCAGCCCCGCGACGCTTCCCCGGTGAGGGTTCGTAACCGTGACTCTGCTGATGGTCGCCCCCGTGGCTACCTGCGCAAGTTCGGCCTGTCCCGTGTTCGCGTTCGTGAAATGGCACACCGCGGTGAGCTCCCAGGCGTCCGCAAGTCCAGCTGGTGA
- the rpmG gene encoding 50S ribosomal protein L33: MARNDIRPIIKLKSTAGTGYTYVTRKNKRNNPDRITLKKFDPIARKHVEFREER; encoded by the coding sequence ATGGCACGAAATGACATTCGCCCAATCATCAAGCTGAAGTCCACTGCGGGCACCGGCTACACGTACGTCACCCGCAAGAACAAGCGCAATAACCCGGATCGCATCACTTTGAAGAAGTTCGATCCGATCGCGCGCAAGCATGTTGAATTCCGCGAGGAGCGCTAA
- the rpmB gene encoding 50S ribosomal protein L28, whose product MSAYCQVTGRKPSFGKSVSHSHRRTNRRWNPNIQRRSFYLPSEGRTITLNVSTKGLKTIDRYGIESVVAKLRARGEKI is encoded by the coding sequence ATGTCGGCATATTGCCAAGTCACGGGACGGAAACCGAGCTTCGGTAAGTCCGTCTCGCACTCGCACCGCCGCACGAACCGTCGTTGGAACCCGAATATCCAGCGTCGTTCGTTCTACTTGCCCTCTGAAGGACGCACGATCACGTTGAACGTGTCCACCAAGGGCCTGAAAACCATCGACCGCTACGGAATTGAATCCGTCGTGGCGAAGCTCCGCGCACGTGGGGAGAAGATTTAA
- a CDS encoding type B 50S ribosomal protein L31 — protein sequence MKKNIHPDYHPVVFKDASTGHQFLTRSTATSDRTVEWEDGNEYPLIVVDVTSESHPFWTGAQRVMDTAGRVEKFQRRYGNRLRRAKK from the coding sequence ATGAAGAAGAATATTCATCCGGATTACCACCCGGTTGTCTTCAAGGATGCCAGCACCGGCCACCAGTTCTTGACTCGGTCCACTGCGACGTCAGATCGGACTGTGGAATGGGAAGATGGCAACGAATACCCGCTGATCGTCGTCGACGTCACCAGCGAGTCTCACCCCTTCTGGACGGGTGCACAGCGTGTGATGGACACCGCTGGTCGTGTCGAAAAGTTCCAGCGTCGTTACGGCAACCGCCTGCGTCGCGCGAAGAAGTAA
- the rpmF gene encoding 50S ribosomal protein L32 yields the protein MAVPKRRMSRANTHTRRSQWKANNAPLQEVRVNGNTTRLPRRLVKAAQLGLVETD from the coding sequence ATGGCAGTACCGAAGCGACGTATGTCTCGCGCCAACACTCACACCCGTCGGTCCCAGTGGAAGGCCAACAACGCGCCTCTGCAGGAGGTTCGGGTTAACGGCAACACCACGCGGTTGCCGCGCCGGTTGGTCAAGGCCGCTCAGCTCGGCTTGGTTGAGACTGACTAG
- a CDS encoding S1C family serine protease, producing the protein MSDENQRSAWEIDPSSDDSSSNNSVQHDREHEIHAPRSDRESSFESTQPGFSSTPSAHATGSDQFGMPGQPSGSNQFVDPNQSAGFGQPTGVMQAPRQSPRKTKRFSTPAVAALILAAAVASGAVTGAVVSNRDSGSSSDNSSAVSALKASPAKTKNVDTNGSVQSVAQKVLPSVVSITVEAGNSGDTGSGSIISEDGTIITNNHVIAGAANGGKISVTLNDGTTYPADIVARDPETDIAVIKAQGASGLTPISLGDSSKLEVGQEVVAVGSPLGLDATVTSGIISAQNRPVQASSESSDQSTLIDAIQTDAAINPGNSGGALVDMDGNLIGIPSVIASLGSSSMSQGSGSIGLGFAIPINQARDIAEQLIKNGKVQHPVIGVQVAKESTAHGAVIVDVPSDSDAAKAGLKRGDVVTKVDGRTIDSGLSLIAAIRSHKVGDTVKMEVTNQDGKDAREITMTLSSQETSGE; encoded by the coding sequence ATGAGCGACGAAAATCAGCGATCCGCATGGGAGATCGATCCATCCTCCGACGATTCATCTAGCAACAACTCCGTTCAGCATGATCGTGAACACGAGATTCACGCTCCACGAAGCGATCGAGAATCTTCTTTTGAGAGCACCCAACCCGGGTTCTCGTCAACCCCCTCAGCTCATGCCACAGGCTCTGACCAGTTCGGGATGCCTGGTCAGCCTTCAGGCTCGAACCAATTCGTAGATCCCAACCAATCAGCAGGCTTTGGGCAGCCCACCGGAGTGATGCAAGCCCCACGTCAGTCGCCACGGAAGACTAAGCGCTTTAGTACGCCTGCGGTGGCCGCTTTAATTCTCGCTGCCGCGGTCGCGTCGGGAGCGGTGACAGGCGCGGTCGTGAGCAATCGGGATTCGGGCTCATCGTCTGACAATTCGTCGGCAGTATCCGCGTTGAAAGCGTCGCCGGCTAAGACGAAGAACGTCGACACTAATGGTTCTGTGCAATCAGTTGCTCAGAAAGTCTTGCCATCAGTGGTTTCTATTACTGTCGAAGCCGGCAATTCGGGGGATACGGGCTCGGGCTCGATCATTAGCGAAGATGGAACGATCATAACGAATAACCACGTGATTGCTGGTGCAGCTAATGGCGGAAAGATTTCCGTAACATTAAATGACGGAACGACCTACCCCGCAGACATTGTTGCGCGTGACCCCGAAACCGATATCGCGGTCATTAAAGCTCAGGGGGCGTCAGGCTTGACCCCGATTTCTCTGGGGGATTCGTCCAAACTTGAGGTCGGGCAGGAAGTTGTTGCTGTTGGTTCTCCCTTGGGCCTGGATGCCACCGTGACCAGCGGCATTATTTCCGCTCAAAACCGCCCCGTGCAGGCGTCCTCAGAGTCATCTGACCAGTCCACTCTTATCGACGCCATTCAGACAGACGCTGCTATTAACCCCGGTAACTCCGGTGGTGCACTGGTCGATATGGATGGAAACCTTATTGGCATCCCGTCGGTGATCGCGTCGCTCGGCTCCAGCTCTATGTCTCAGGGGTCCGGTTCAATTGGTTTGGGCTTCGCTATCCCCATTAACCAGGCGCGCGACATTGCTGAGCAACTTATTAAGAACGGTAAAGTTCAGCACCCTGTAATTGGCGTTCAAGTTGCTAAGGAATCCACAGCGCATGGGGCTGTCATCGTTGATGTTCCCAGCGATAGCGACGCCGCCAAAGCGGGTCTGAAACGGGGTGACGTCGTTACTAAAGTTGACGGTCGAACCATTGATTCAGGGTTATCTCTGATCGCGGCGATTCGCTCGCATAAGGTGGGCGATACGGTCAAGATGGAAGTGACTAATCAGGACGGGAAAGACGCCCGAGAAATCACCATGACCCTGAGTTCACAAGAGACATCAGGGGAATAA
- a CDS encoding MogA/MoaB family molybdenum cofactor biosynthesis protein has translation MPESLRGIDHAKVDRLGEVIVEPDDAMLMDLERAEEAAHASFAERNHDQGEQVPRALVIIVDDNAGEKSDRIGSLVAELLAEDHFGVDAVVRVASRKSKVRGALETAVVGGVDLAVTIGGVGVGPRDKTPEATKAVLDRRIPGIAQALRSSGLACGATDAGLSRGIAGISGSTVVVNLASSRAAIRDGMATLTPLVRYVINDMDRWNQ, from the coding sequence ATGCCGGAATCACTGCGTGGTATTGACCACGCGAAAGTTGATCGGCTTGGCGAGGTTATCGTCGAACCCGATGACGCAATGCTGATGGATCTTGAGCGTGCCGAGGAAGCTGCCCATGCATCATTTGCAGAAAGAAACCATGACCAGGGTGAACAGGTTCCCCGAGCTTTAGTCATTATTGTCGACGACAACGCGGGGGAGAAGTCCGATCGCATCGGCTCCCTGGTTGCCGAGTTGCTAGCGGAGGACCACTTCGGAGTGGACGCGGTCGTGCGTGTTGCTAGCCGGAAGTCGAAGGTCCGCGGTGCGTTGGAAACCGCCGTCGTTGGTGGTGTTGATCTTGCCGTGACTATCGGTGGCGTGGGCGTCGGGCCGAGGGACAAAACCCCGGAAGCCACCAAGGCGGTGTTGGATCGGCGCATTCCAGGTATTGCTCAGGCGTTGCGTTCATCGGGGTTGGCCTGTGGGGCCACCGACGCTGGATTGTCTCGCGGGATCGCTGGCATTTCGGGCTCGACCGTTGTGGTGAATTTGGCCTCATCACGTGCTGCGATCCGGGATGGTATGGCCACGCTGACGCCCCTTGTGCGGTACGTCATTAACGATATGGACCGCTGGAACCAGTAG
- the mscL gene encoding large conductance mechanosensitive channel protein MscL, whose amino-acid sequence MLKGFRDFIMRGNVIELAMAVVIGSAFTAIVTAFTKYIINPLIACFGGANTDGWGFRLIRGNEKTFLDFGSVLTAVINFLIIAAVVYFILVAPMNKLEEIRKKHMGVKEEEVPVTEKDLLLEIRDLLAAQNQVSTPSQTLASTELAETTADSAHSQASSQGIQTSTSQVGTPSSTTSSTTSGKHAKE is encoded by the coding sequence ATGCTTAAAGGTTTTCGCGATTTTATTATGCGAGGCAATGTTATTGAGCTTGCCATGGCGGTTGTCATTGGTTCTGCCTTCACCGCAATTGTGACGGCTTTTACCAAATACATCATTAACCCGCTAATTGCGTGCTTTGGTGGCGCAAATACAGATGGCTGGGGATTCCGACTCATCCGTGGAAATGAAAAAACTTTTCTTGACTTTGGATCAGTCCTCACAGCCGTCATTAATTTCCTTATTATTGCGGCCGTCGTGTACTTCATTCTTGTGGCGCCCATGAATAAGCTCGAAGAGATCAGGAAAAAACATATGGGTGTCAAAGAGGAAGAGGTGCCCGTTACCGAGAAAGATCTTCTCCTGGAAATCCGCGATCTCCTCGCAGCGCAGAACCAAGTGAGCACCCCAAGCCAGACGCTCGCAAGCACCGAACTTGCGGAGACTACCGCCGATTCAGCACACAGCCAGGCATCCTCGCAAGGAATTCAAACAAGCACGTCTCAGGTCGGCACACCCTCGTCGACGACGAGCTCGACCACATCCGGGAAGCACGCCAAAGAGTAA
- a CDS encoding 5-formyltetrahydrofolate cyclo-ligase — translation MQQSDGPSGGYDGAFGSHSAGNSIAEHKKAYRRRIRRMRRELPEATLRAWDEQLVAQLITAIDDIAATLQRTDDEPLVIATYLPVGNEPGAHTPGGFIPSLLAALDERIPCRIVIPRVEDKRQLSWHPWSPDSLVTTSFGIREPDERSTPIPFDTVDLAIVPALAYDVAGYRLGQGGGYYDCALAARRSSRQSSGQSSTFRTIGLVHPHEILPAVTHDDWDVQLTTVVTPLGRHRFPGS, via the coding sequence ATGCAACAGAGCGACGGCCCATCCGGGGGGTACGACGGTGCCTTCGGGAGTCACTCGGCGGGTAATTCGATCGCTGAGCACAAAAAGGCCTACCGACGTCGGATCCGACGTATGCGTCGAGAGTTGCCCGAGGCGACGCTCAGGGCCTGGGACGAACAGCTCGTGGCTCAGCTCATAACGGCTATTGATGACATCGCCGCGACATTGCAGCGAACAGACGACGAGCCGCTGGTTATTGCGACATATCTGCCTGTCGGCAACGAACCAGGTGCACACACGCCCGGCGGTTTTATTCCGTCGCTACTTGCTGCGCTGGACGAGCGAATTCCCTGTCGAATCGTCATTCCGCGTGTCGAAGACAAGCGGCAACTCTCGTGGCACCCATGGTCACCGGATAGCCTCGTCACCACCTCGTTCGGTATTCGCGAGCCAGATGAACGATCGACCCCGATCCCCTTCGACACCGTCGACCTCGCTATCGTTCCGGCACTCGCATATGACGTCGCTGGGTACCGGCTTGGACAGGGCGGCGGATACTACGACTGTGCACTCGCTGCCCGACGATCGTCTCGGCAATCGTCCGGACAATCGTCGACGTTCCGCACCATCGGTCTAGTTCATCCCCACGAAATCCTGCCGGCTGTCACCCACGATGACTGGGACGTTCAGCTCACGACAGTGGTCACGCCTCTGGGACGACACCGCTTCCCTGGCAGCTAA
- a CDS encoding UTP--glucose-1-phosphate uridylyltransferase — protein MAPMNKDDNGGNGQAALRTVIVPAAGLGTRFLPATKTVPKELLPVVDRPGIELIAEEAREAGASRLAIVTSPRKSGLMKHFDHDDLLEETLKKRGKEDRLQKVQHSTELIDAVSVTQERPLGLGHAVAQAEEVLDPDEDVVAVMLPDDLVMPYGVMNKMLEVRAKYGGSVLCAVDVDKEATSDYGVFEVSGQPDDDVYAVSGMVEKPEPEDAPSTLAATGRYLLDRDIFKALGKIEPGKGGELQLTDAIELLIKSDHPVHVVVHRGPRHDLGNPGGFIKACVDFGLRDPEYGDSLRAYMTERLAQDS, from the coding sequence ATGGCTCCTATGAACAAAGATGATAATGGCGGAAATGGTCAGGCTGCGTTGCGTACAGTCATCGTGCCAGCCGCTGGTTTGGGTACCCGTTTCCTTCCGGCGACGAAGACCGTACCCAAAGAGCTTCTCCCGGTTGTTGACCGGCCCGGTATCGAGCTCATTGCGGAGGAAGCCCGCGAGGCTGGCGCTTCACGCTTGGCTATCGTTACCTCCCCGCGCAAGTCAGGGCTGATGAAGCACTTCGACCATGATGATCTCCTGGAAGAGACACTCAAGAAGCGCGGCAAAGAGGATCGGCTGCAGAAAGTGCAGCACTCGACCGAACTTATCGACGCTGTTTCGGTCACTCAGGAGCGCCCCTTAGGGCTTGGTCATGCCGTCGCTCAGGCTGAAGAGGTTCTTGATCCCGACGAAGACGTCGTGGCCGTCATGCTTCCCGATGACCTTGTCATGCCCTATGGTGTCATGAACAAGATGCTTGAGGTCCGCGCAAAATACGGCGGATCTGTGCTCTGCGCGGTGGACGTCGATAAGGAAGCAACCTCTGACTACGGGGTTTTCGAGGTCAGCGGTCAACCCGATGATGATGTCTACGCCGTTTCGGGCATGGTTGAAAAGCCTGAACCGGAAGACGCACCCTCGACGCTGGCGGCAACCGGCCGTTACCTGTTGGATCGCGATATTTTCAAGGCGCTGGGTAAGATCGAGCCCGGTAAGGGCGGCGAACTGCAGCTCACAGATGCCATTGAGCTGCTCATCAAGTCGGATCACCCCGTGCATGTGGTGGTTCACCGTGGCCCTCGCCACGATTTGGGCAACCCGGGTGGGTTCATCAAGGCCTGTGTTGACTTCGGCCTGAGGGATCCCGAGTATGGCGACTCGCTGAGGGCGTATATGACGGAAAGGTTGGCCCAGGACAGCTAG
- the glp gene encoding molybdotransferase-like divisome protein Glp, with translation MRSVEEQLAIIADAAVTPEPVRVAISDSLGLRSAEEVRGDRQVPGFNQAAIDGYAVRAVDLVPRDAKGAPADDRPEDQRPPEPLPDEDYEPDRRSDREHRKLAELPVVGDVGAGSHRPLRLQPNQAVRVETGAPVPTLSDAIIPEAWVERHGRRIRPLFPVKSGDFIHRAGTDVLEGDVIVSEGTVIGPAHIGLLAAVGRSKVLVYPRPRVAVMSIGQELIDSDRTPGRGQVFDVNSYSLAAAAEEAGADAHRVGVIAGEPRRLQEIMEGQILRSEIIVIAGAVGGSAARRMRDIVSNLGDIEYTRVAMHPGSTQGFGLLGPNKVPTFLLPSNPVGSLIIFETMIRPLIQYEAGRRGGRRRIIQARALHGVSSMPGRRGFIRGQLMRDRGTDEYLVDPLGASAGAPQHLLGSFAEANCLIHVPEDVVGIAPGDVVDVLFLSNRA, from the coding sequence GTGCGCTCAGTGGAAGAGCAGCTTGCGATTATCGCGGACGCTGCCGTAACTCCGGAGCCCGTTCGTGTGGCTATTTCGGATTCGCTGGGGTTGCGTAGCGCTGAAGAAGTCCGTGGTGACCGGCAGGTTCCAGGTTTCAATCAAGCTGCCATCGATGGCTACGCCGTTCGCGCTGTCGACCTTGTACCGCGGGACGCAAAAGGTGCCCCGGCGGATGATCGTCCAGAGGATCAACGCCCACCTGAGCCGTTGCCCGATGAGGATTACGAGCCTGATCGCCGTAGTGATCGCGAGCATCGGAAACTTGCCGAGCTGCCCGTCGTCGGTGATGTGGGCGCGGGTTCGCACAGGCCGCTGCGGTTGCAGCCCAATCAGGCAGTCCGGGTAGAAACCGGTGCGCCCGTTCCGACGCTCTCCGACGCGATCATTCCGGAAGCGTGGGTGGAGCGTCATGGCCGACGTATCCGGCCTCTGTTTCCCGTGAAGTCGGGCGATTTTATTCACCGTGCTGGCACCGACGTCCTTGAAGGTGACGTTATAGTCAGCGAGGGGACAGTTATTGGCCCAGCGCATATTGGCCTTTTAGCTGCGGTGGGGCGGTCGAAGGTTCTCGTGTATCCACGTCCGCGGGTCGCTGTGATGTCGATCGGTCAAGAGCTGATTGATTCAGATCGGACGCCCGGTCGTGGTCAGGTTTTCGACGTGAATTCGTATTCGCTGGCGGCTGCTGCCGAAGAGGCGGGAGCAGATGCCCACAGGGTCGGTGTGATCGCGGGTGAACCGCGCCGCCTCCAGGAAATCATGGAGGGGCAGATTCTCCGCAGCGAAATTATCGTTATCGCAGGTGCCGTAGGGGGATCTGCGGCACGCCGGATGCGCGACATCGTCAGCAATTTAGGCGACATCGAGTACACCCGCGTCGCAATGCACCCAGGTTCGACCCAAGGCTTCGGCCTTCTAGGCCCCAATAAAGTGCCGACGTTCCTTTTGCCGTCGAACCCCGTCGGCTCATTGATTATCTTCGAGACGATGATCCGCCCGCTCATTCAATATGAAGCTGGACGACGCGGTGGCCGGCGTCGGATTATCCAGGCCAGGGCATTGCACGGTGTGAGTTCGATGCCGGGACGGCGTGGTTTCATCCGCGGCCAGTTGATGCGCGATCGTGGCACCGACGAGTACTTGGTGGATCCCCTCGGTGCCTCGGCTGGCGCCCCGCAGCACTTGTTGGGGAGCTTCGCTGAGGCGAACTGCCTGATCCACGTGCCTGAAGACGTGGTGGGGATCGCGCCGGGTGATGTTGTTGATGTCTTGTTCTTGTCGAATCGCGCATAA
- a CDS encoding GNAT family N-acetyltransferase — MGVLTRLLDRVGVGSVKGRDLYRRYGVKPSSAHPGWPEETQVLHVPGGAVGLRPVVKDDGPEWARLRRNDESTLRAVEPTANDSWDEVHTVPSWLSVVDSLYESAARGASVPFAVECDGKFAGQVTIGGIQHGSLSTCWIGYWIASPFWGRGVGTAAVALGVDAAMMSVGVHRVEATVLPENAASISVLENVGFHYEGELVRSINIDGQWRDHFLYALTSEECPGGVVSRLETSGRGRRDS, encoded by the coding sequence ATGGGGGTTTTGACTCGTCTGTTGGATCGCGTCGGTGTGGGGTCCGTGAAGGGCCGCGATCTGTATCGACGCTATGGCGTGAAGCCGAGCAGTGCGCATCCTGGCTGGCCGGAGGAAACGCAGGTACTTCACGTGCCGGGCGGTGCGGTGGGGCTTCGTCCCGTCGTGAAGGACGATGGGCCGGAATGGGCGCGTCTCCGCCGCAATGATGAATCCACGTTGCGGGCTGTGGAGCCGACGGCGAACGATTCGTGGGATGAGGTGCACACGGTGCCCTCCTGGTTGTCGGTGGTGGATTCGCTGTATGAGTCCGCGGCGCGGGGTGCGTCGGTTCCGTTCGCCGTGGAATGTGACGGGAAATTTGCAGGTCAGGTTACTATCGGCGGGATTCAGCATGGTTCGCTTTCGACATGCTGGATCGGTTATTGGATTGCGAGCCCATTCTGGGGGCGCGGTGTGGGAACCGCCGCCGTCGCTTTAGGCGTCGATGCCGCGATGATGTCCGTGGGGGTGCATCGGGTCGAGGCGACTGTATTGCCTGAGAATGCCGCGTCGATAAGCGTTTTGGAGAACGTCGGTTTTCATTATGAGGGGGAGTTGGTCCGCAGTATCAATATTGATGGGCAGTGGCGCGATCATTTCTTGTATGCGTTGACATCGGAGGAGTGCCCAGGTGGAGTGGTGTCACGGTTAGAAACTAGCGGGCGGGGGAGGCGTGACAGCTGA